In one Arenibacter antarcticus genomic region, the following are encoded:
- the mgtE gene encoding magnesium transporter has protein sequence MTPFKLTEEFIAEIQQLIDNNQDATLTSLLEEVHYADVAELMNDLDEDHATYLIKLLDTEQTSETLTELDEDVREAILGNLSAKEIAGELNELDTDDAADIIGELPKGMVQEVISELVDREHAKHIVDLLRYDEYSAGGLMAKELVKVNENWNVLTCVKEMRAQAENVTRVHSIYVIDDEGKLKGRLSLKDLLTTSTKTNIKDVYIPKVDYVNVNEKPDEVARIMTKYDLEAIPVIDEIGRLVGRITIDDIVDVIKEEAEKDYQLAAGISQDVEADDSIWELTRARLPWLFIGMMGGIGAASIINVFQGAFVTFPILLAFIPLMQATAGNVGVQSSAIVVQGLANDTIKKGELIGRLGKELLLGLVNGIALAAIFILISHFGFKTSYLVSATVGIALVTVIVNAAVIGTFIPIFLNKRGIDPAIATGPFITTSNDVLGILIYFSIAKYILNF, from the coding sequence ATGACACCGTTTAAACTTACCGAAGAATTTATAGCTGAAATACAACAGCTTATAGATAATAATCAGGATGCAACGTTAACTTCCCTTTTGGAAGAGGTGCATTATGCGGATGTGGCAGAATTGATGAATGATCTGGATGAAGATCATGCCACTTACCTCATTAAATTACTAGATACCGAACAAACCTCGGAAACCCTTACAGAGCTAGATGAGGATGTTAGGGAAGCAATTCTAGGGAATCTGTCCGCTAAGGAGATTGCAGGAGAATTAAACGAGCTAGATACGGATGATGCCGCTGATATCATCGGAGAGCTCCCTAAAGGAATGGTGCAGGAAGTAATTTCTGAATTGGTAGATAGGGAGCACGCAAAGCATATCGTGGACCTACTGCGCTACGATGAGTATTCGGCAGGTGGACTAATGGCTAAGGAGCTGGTAAAGGTAAATGAGAATTGGAATGTGCTTACCTGTGTAAAAGAAATGAGAGCCCAGGCAGAGAACGTTACCCGGGTGCACTCCATATATGTGATAGATGACGAGGGGAAACTGAAAGGGCGACTTTCTCTAAAAGATCTGTTGACTACCTCTACCAAGACCAATATCAAGGATGTGTACATCCCTAAGGTAGATTATGTAAATGTTAACGAAAAACCCGATGAGGTGGCGCGAATCATGACCAAATATGATTTGGAAGCCATTCCGGTAATAGATGAGATTGGTAGATTGGTGGGGCGTATTACCATTGATGATATTGTAGATGTAATTAAGGAAGAAGCAGAGAAAGATTATCAATTGGCAGCAGGTATTTCCCAAGATGTTGAAGCAGATGATAGCATTTGGGAACTTACACGTGCCCGTTTGCCTTGGCTGTTTATCGGTATGATGGGCGGGATCGGGGCCGCTAGTATTATTAACGTATTTCAAGGCGCATTCGTAACATTCCCCATCCTATTAGCTTTTATTCCCCTAATGCAGGCTACTGCGGGGAATGTTGGTGTGCAATCCTCTGCAATAGTAGTGCAAGGACTGGCGAATGATACCATTAAAAAAGGAGAGCTTATAGGGCGTCTGGGGAAGGAGCTCCTCTTGGGCCTCGTAAACGGTATAGCGCTGGCAGCAATTTTTATTCTGATCAGCCATTTTGGGTTCAAAACCTCATATTTGGTCTCTGCTACTGTAGGGATCGCTCTAGTCACTGTAATCGTAAATGCAGCCGTAATCGGTACGTTTATCCCTATATTTTTGAATAAAAGAGGGATTGATCCCGCAATTGCCACAGGGCCGTTTATTACCACCAGCAATGATGTATTGGGAATACTGATCTATTTTTCGATAGCCAAGTACATTTTAAATTTTTAG
- the rsmA gene encoding 16S rRNA (adenine(1518)-N(6)/adenine(1519)-N(6))-dimethyltransferase RsmA, translating into MSKNKKKSYQAYDAKSFKPQKEKSPVKAKKHLGQHFLKDETVAQKIGETLTLEGYRNVIEIGPGTGVLTKYLLGRDIDLVAMDLDSESIDYLNNSFPLEHNDVMHRKGSFKVLEGDFLKYDIKQLFGEEQFAITGNFPYNISTQIVFKMLDYKEYIPEFSGMFQKEVAERICESNGSKAYGILSVLVQAFYEAEYLFTVSPQVFDPPPKVQSGVLRLVRKSNQELGVSEKLFKQVVKAAFNQRRKTLRNSLKTFDLSDVLKEDVIFGLRPEQLTVSDFISLTQKIQNDTV; encoded by the coding sequence ATGAGCAAAAATAAAAAAAAGTCATATCAGGCCTACGATGCAAAGTCGTTTAAACCCCAGAAGGAAAAAAGTCCGGTAAAGGCCAAGAAACATCTGGGACAGCATTTCCTAAAGGATGAGACCGTAGCGCAAAAAATTGGGGAGACGCTTACCTTAGAAGGGTATCGGAATGTAATTGAAATTGGTCCCGGTACCGGGGTGTTAACGAAATACCTCCTTGGAAGGGATATAGACCTTGTCGCTATGGATCTGGATTCGGAATCTATTGATTACCTCAATAATAGTTTCCCCTTAGAACACAATGATGTAATGCATCGTAAAGGTAGTTTTAAGGTGTTGGAGGGCGATTTCCTAAAATACGATATAAAACAGCTCTTTGGAGAGGAGCAATTTGCCATTACGGGGAACTTTCCCTATAATATCTCTACCCAGATCGTTTTTAAGATGCTGGATTACAAAGAATATATTCCGGAATTTTCGGGTATGTTCCAAAAGGAAGTGGCCGAAAGGATCTGCGAAAGTAATGGGAGCAAGGCTTATGGAATACTTTCCGTATTGGTGCAGGCATTTTATGAAGCGGAATACTTGTTTACCGTATCACCGCAAGTCTTTGATCCCCCGCCTAAAGTTCAGTCGGGCGTCCTGCGGTTGGTCAGAAAGTCTAATCAGGAGTTGGGCGTATCTGAAAAGCTATTTAAACAGGTGGTTAAAGCCGCTTTTAACCAACGTAGAAAAACATTGCGGAACAGCTTAAAAACCTTTGATCTTTCCGATGTTCTTAAAGAAGATGTTATATTTGGGCTCCGACCAGAACAATTGACCGTTTCAGATTTCATTTCGTTGACACAGAAAATACAAAATGACACCGTTTAA
- a CDS encoding DUF4286 family protein, protein MYIYNVTINIEESIKQDWLHWMQGTHIPEMLATGKFSKALMTRVLVEEEMGGLTFSVQYTTDSKETLEKYYAEDADSLRSKGAALFGGKFVAFRTELAVVSEH, encoded by the coding sequence ATGTACATATACAACGTTACCATAAATATTGAAGAATCTATTAAGCAAGACTGGTTGCATTGGATGCAAGGCACACATATCCCCGAAATGTTGGCAACGGGAAAATTCTCTAAAGCCCTAATGACTAGGGTCTTGGTGGAAGAGGAGATGGGCGGACTCACCTTTTCAGTGCAGTATACCACGGACTCTAAAGAAACCCTTGAAAAGTATTATGCCGAAGATGCGGATAGCCTCCGCAGTAAAGGAGCGGCACTTTTTGGCGGCAAGTTTGTAGCCTTTAGAACCGAATTGGCTGTTGTAAGTGAGCATTAA
- a CDS encoding tetratricopeptide repeat protein: protein MRPILIIFLCFISQMVLSQEDFLAKQYFEDGEFEKAKVFYEKLVAKNPKRTDYGEQLIACYQQLEQYDKAEEYLLTTLADKTAYPTAYIELGRNYGLKGMQDKAVENYDRAISEIEKNPNFGYGIGYKFQQYVLLDYALKAYSRAMELNPVLDYEFQKARIYGEQGNIEKMYESYLKMISQGTVSTANVLRNINDFISSNAESPNNLKFKRILLKNAQNNPDLLWNELLSWLFVQQKQYSSAFGQEKAIYRRSEEKSLQRLQGLGRLALEDQEIEVATDVFSYIAQHSGDTREVLDAQLNLIEIQLMDADEKKLQSIENTFTELLEEHGNKIETLHLQIAYANFLTFNKNTPGPAIEIMERSLEFPLNNYGKAYIKSALGDILVYDQKFNRALIYYSQIQKELKNDVLGQEARFKVAQTSFYKGDFDWALTQLKVLRASTSQLIANDAMQLSLLISDNSLEDSTQTALKKYARASFLNYQNKKTDAVALLEDILENHKGEKIEDEALLKQGQILIELKQYGKAEFNYLKIVEFYASDILADDAHFALAELYRTVLEDPEKAKRHYEQIIYNHQDSYYFPQARKNFRKLRGDDIN, encoded by the coding sequence TTGCGACCCATTCTCATCATTTTTCTCTGTTTTATCTCCCAAATGGTGCTTTCCCAAGAAGATTTCTTGGCGAAGCAGTATTTTGAGGATGGTGAGTTTGAAAAGGCAAAGGTGTTTTATGAGAAATTGGTTGCCAAAAACCCCAAACGAACGGATTACGGTGAGCAATTAATAGCTTGCTACCAGCAGTTGGAGCAATATGATAAGGCAGAGGAATACTTGCTAACGACCCTTGCAGATAAAACAGCATACCCCACCGCATACATAGAATTAGGACGTAATTATGGCCTAAAGGGAATGCAGGATAAGGCGGTTGAAAATTACGATCGTGCAATTTCCGAAATAGAGAAAAACCCCAATTTCGGCTATGGTATTGGATATAAGTTTCAACAATATGTTCTGTTAGACTATGCGCTAAAGGCGTATTCTAGAGCTATGGAATTAAATCCAGTTTTGGATTACGAATTTCAAAAAGCAAGAATTTATGGGGAGCAGGGCAATATAGAGAAGATGTACGAATCTTATCTAAAAATGATCAGTCAAGGTACAGTGTCCACTGCCAATGTACTACGGAATATCAACGATTTTATATCCTCCAATGCTGAAAGTCCCAATAACTTAAAATTTAAGCGGATCCTTCTGAAAAATGCTCAGAATAATCCCGACTTGCTTTGGAACGAATTACTCAGTTGGCTTTTTGTACAACAAAAACAATACAGCAGTGCATTTGGCCAAGAAAAGGCAATTTATAGAAGAAGTGAGGAAAAATCACTTCAACGCCTGCAAGGTTTGGGGAGATTGGCCTTGGAAGATCAGGAAATAGAGGTGGCAACAGATGTGTTTTCTTATATTGCTCAGCATAGCGGGGATACAAGGGAAGTCTTAGACGCACAACTAAACCTCATTGAGATTCAGTTGATGGACGCAGATGAAAAGAAACTACAATCCATAGAAAATACTTTTACAGAATTGTTAGAGGAGCATGGGAACAAAATAGAAACCCTGCACCTGCAGATTGCCTATGCCAATTTCCTGACTTTTAACAAGAATACCCCGGGTCCCGCCATAGAAATTATGGAAAGAAGTTTGGAGTTTCCATTGAATAATTACGGAAAAGCCTATATTAAAAGTGCCTTGGGAGATATTTTGGTCTACGATCAGAAGTTCAATCGCGCATTGATCTATTATTCTCAAATACAAAAAGAACTCAAAAATGATGTGCTGGGGCAGGAAGCGCGATTTAAAGTGGCGCAGACCAGTTTTTATAAAGGGGATTTCGATTGGGCATTAACGCAGTTAAAAGTGCTGCGGGCATCTACCTCCCAGCTGATTGCTAATGATGCCATGCAATTGAGCTTGCTAATTTCGGATAACTCCTTAGAAGATTCCACGCAGACCGCTCTAAAAAAATATGCCAGGGCAAGTTTTTTGAACTACCAAAACAAAAAGACAGATGCGGTAGCCCTCTTGGAAGATATTTTGGAAAATCATAAGGGCGAAAAAATTGAAGATGAGGCATTATTAAAACAAGGGCAGATTTTAATCGAGCTAAAACAGTATGGAAAGGCGGAATTTAACTACCTTAAAATAGTGGAATTTTATGCCAGTGATATTTTGGCGGACGATGCACATTTTGCGCTGGCAGAGTTGTATCGTACCGTATTGGAAGATCCGGAAAAGGCCAAGCGCCACTATGAACAAATTATCTATAATCATCAGGATAGTTATTATTTTCCCCAGGCACGGAAAAATTTCAGGAAGCTGCGAGGAGATGATATCAACTGA
- the serS gene encoding serine--tRNA ligase translates to MLQLQAIREDKEKIIAALAKRNIEALPLLDKVLQLDENRRAVQARLDNTLAESNKLSKEIGILYKSGKAPEANALKERTGNLKEDSKVLQDELTATAQELQNLLYQIPNVPHSSVPAGSTEEDNEEVFKEGEIPVLVENALPHWELAKKYDIIDFELGVKIAGAGFPVYKGKGAKLQRALINYFLDKNTAAGYTEMQVPHLVNETSGYGTGQLPDKEGQMYHVGADDLYLIPTAEVPVTNIFRDEIVAESDLPFRFTAYTPCFRREAGSYGAHVRGLNRLHQFDKVELVRVEHPDKSYEALDGMVEHVKGILRELKLPYRILRLCGGDLGFTAALTFDFEVFSTAQDRWLEISSVSNFEAFQSNRLKLRFRDGNGKNQLAHTLNGSSLALPRVLAGILENYQTENGIEIPEVLRPYTGFDRID, encoded by the coding sequence ATGCTACAGCTACAGGCGATACGGGAAGATAAGGAAAAGATTATAGCGGCGCTGGCAAAGCGCAATATAGAGGCACTTCCACTCTTGGACAAAGTACTTCAATTAGATGAAAATAGAAGGGCGGTCCAGGCCCGTTTGGATAATACCTTGGCAGAGTCCAATAAATTGTCCAAAGAAATTGGAATCCTATATAAAAGTGGAAAAGCCCCAGAGGCCAATGCTTTAAAGGAGCGCACCGGAAACTTAAAGGAAGATTCCAAGGTGTTGCAGGATGAACTTACGGCTACCGCCCAAGAATTGCAGAACCTATTATACCAAATTCCAAATGTACCCCACTCTTCTGTGCCAGCAGGTAGCACCGAAGAAGATAATGAAGAGGTGTTTAAGGAAGGTGAAATTCCCGTATTAGTAGAAAATGCACTTCCCCATTGGGAACTGGCAAAAAAATACGATATCATAGATTTTGAACTGGGCGTTAAAATTGCAGGAGCAGGCTTTCCAGTGTATAAAGGTAAGGGGGCTAAACTCCAAAGAGCACTGATCAACTATTTTTTGGATAAGAATACCGCAGCTGGTTATACGGAAATGCAGGTTCCCCACCTAGTAAACGAAACCTCCGGATACGGAACTGGACAATTACCGGACAAGGAAGGGCAAATGTACCATGTAGGGGCAGATGATCTTTATCTGATACCTACCGCAGAAGTTCCTGTAACCAATATTTTCCGAGATGAAATTGTAGCCGAATCGGATCTTCCTTTTCGCTTTACCGCCTATACCCCTTGTTTTAGAAGGGAGGCAGGAAGTTATGGTGCGCATGTACGCGGATTAAACAGATTACATCAATTTGATAAAGTAGAATTAGTACGGGTAGAGCATCCGGATAAATCCTATGAGGCTTTGGATGGGATGGTAGAACACGTAAAAGGTATTCTTAGAGAATTGAAACTTCCGTATAGAATATTGCGACTTTGTGGAGGCGACCTAGGGTTTACCGCCGCCTTGACCTTCGATTTTGAAGTGTTTTCCACCGCCCAGGACCGTTGGTTGGAAATTAGCTCGGTATCCAATTTTGAGGCTTTCCAATCCAATCGCTTAAAACTGCGTTTTAGGGATGGAAATGGGAAGAACCAGTTGGCGCATACCCTTAACGGTAGCTCTTTGGCCTTGCCGAGAGTGTTGGCGGGGATATTGGAAAATTACCAAACCGAAAATGGAATCGAGATCCCGGAGGTGTTAAGACCTTATACCGGTTTCGATAGAATTGATTAG
- a CDS encoding HTTM domain-containing protein, which yields MLDRFLFKKIDNSPLLVFRIFFGVLISLECYGAILTGWVKRNLINPEFTFTFIGFEWLQPLPGTGMYFYFMVMGTLGVFIALGYKYRFSVLAFTLLWAGVYLMQKTAYNNHYYLLLLISGIMFFLPAHKNYSIDAKRNPCIKENTVFSYVKWIIVLQLFIVYTYAAIAKMYGDWLDFSFIEILFRSKIHYPVVGDLLQHPVIHKFIGFSGILFDLLIVPALLWKPTRKWAFLISIFFHLFNSFIFQIGIFPYLALAFTLFFFPPELIRSIFLKKKVPILESEYQNPSHKKWMIWFMALYFLVQLLLPIRHYFIEDDVLWTEEGHRMSWRMMLRNREGVTSFKVVNKATGDVYLVDQEAYLTKAQQRKTASYPDFIWQFAQHLKQEYKSRGEVVSVYVDSKVGINGKPFRAFIDSETDLANTPWNYFWHNQWILPSKIHDSTLENGEGETHF from the coding sequence ATGCTAGATCGATTTCTATTTAAGAAAATCGACAATAGTCCATTACTGGTTTTTCGGATATTTTTTGGAGTGTTGATTAGCTTGGAATGCTATGGCGCAATCCTTACTGGATGGGTGAAACGCAACCTTATAAATCCAGAATTCACCTTTACTTTTATTGGTTTTGAATGGTTACAGCCCTTGCCTGGAACCGGAATGTATTTCTACTTTATGGTAATGGGCACCCTTGGGGTTTTTATTGCACTAGGGTATAAATACCGATTTAGTGTCCTAGCCTTTACTTTGCTCTGGGCCGGGGTTTACCTAATGCAGAAAACGGCCTACAACAACCATTATTATCTGTTATTGCTGATATCCGGCATCATGTTTTTTTTACCGGCACACAAAAATTACTCCATAGATGCCAAGCGAAATCCCTGTATTAAGGAGAATACGGTGTTCTCCTATGTAAAATGGATCATAGTGCTACAATTGTTTATTGTGTACACCTATGCGGCAATTGCTAAAATGTACGGGGATTGGTTAGATTTTAGTTTCATAGAAATTCTATTTCGAAGCAAAATTCATTACCCAGTAGTGGGAGATTTGCTGCAGCATCCGGTGATTCATAAGTTTATAGGATTTTCGGGTATTTTATTCGATCTGCTTATTGTTCCGGCGTTGCTTTGGAAGCCTACGAGGAAATGGGCATTTTTAATATCGATCTTTTTTCATCTGTTCAATTCCTTTATTTTTCAAATAGGGATATTCCCCTATTTGGCCTTGGCATTTACCTTATTTTTCTTTCCACCAGAATTAATCCGGAGTATCTTTCTAAAAAAGAAAGTGCCTATTTTGGAGAGTGAGTATCAAAATCCATCGCACAAAAAATGGATGATATGGTTTATGGCACTCTATTTTTTGGTGCAATTGCTTCTTCCTATACGGCATTATTTTATTGAAGACGATGTGCTGTGGACCGAAGAAGGGCATAGGATGAGCTGGAGAATGATGTTGCGCAATAGAGAGGGTGTAACTTCCTTTAAAGTGGTGAACAAAGCAACCGGAGATGTCTATCTGGTAGATCAAGAAGCCTATTTAACTAAGGCTCAACAACGGAAAACCGCCAGTTATCCCGATTTTATATGGCAATTTGCCCAGCATTTAAAACAGGAATATAAGTCCAGGGGAGAGGTAGTTTCCGTGTATGTCGATTCAAAAGTAGGAATCAATGGGAAGCCATTTCGGGCATTTATAGATTCCGAAACCGATCTAGCCAATACACCTTGGAACTATTTTTGGCATAACCAATGGATTTTGCCTTCAAAAATTCACGATTCCACCTTGGAAAACGGAGAAGGGGAAACCCATTTTTAG